The Bryobacteraceae bacterium genome includes a window with the following:
- the rifK gene encoding 3-amino-5-hydroxybenzoate synthase, translated as MKPQPTRRAVLAAAPMAAAFRLDDRPALLGGAPVRRDPFPSWPVFGEPEEQALVGTLRSGRWYRGNGENVRRFEEAYARATGARRCLATCNGTSALFVCLNALDVQPGDEVIIPPYTFIATVNVVLRQFALPVFVDTDPETFQMDASKLEAAITERTRAIMPVHLGGNVCDMDRILAIARARNIPVIEDACQAHMAEWKNRKVGTLGAAGCFSFQASKNLNSGEGGAVLTDDESLYERAYAFHNNGSGLKAIGTNFVYASTGHNLRLTEFQAALLLQQMSRLDAQVRTRAANGAYLTSLLAQIPGIRPARQYAGCTLNAYHLYMFRYDPAEFSGLSRELFLKALRAEGIPAAGGYSPLNTQPFLKNTLSSRGYRRIFPEKILKEWPERTACPANDRLCSEAVWLTQNMLLGPRSDMDSIAGAIERIRRHAADLARQASA; from the coding sequence ATGAAGCCCCAACCAACGCGCCGCGCTGTCCTTGCCGCCGCCCCCATGGCGGCTGCCTTCCGCCTCGATGACAGGCCCGCGCTGCTCGGCGGCGCGCCCGTGCGCCGGGATCCGTTCCCTTCCTGGCCGGTGTTCGGAGAACCCGAAGAGCAGGCTCTGGTGGGAACGCTCCGCTCCGGCCGCTGGTACCGTGGCAACGGCGAAAACGTCCGCCGTTTCGAAGAGGCCTATGCCCGCGCCACAGGCGCCCGCCGCTGCCTCGCCACCTGCAACGGCACCTCCGCCCTCTTCGTCTGCCTCAACGCGCTCGACGTCCAGCCGGGCGACGAAGTCATCATCCCCCCGTATACCTTCATCGCCACCGTCAACGTCGTCCTCCGCCAGTTCGCCCTGCCCGTCTTCGTCGACACCGACCCCGAAACCTTCCAGATGGACGCATCGAAGCTCGAGGCGGCCATCACGGAGCGCACCCGCGCCATCATGCCGGTCCACCTCGGCGGCAACGTCTGCGACATGGACCGCATCCTCGCCATCGCCCGCGCCCGCAACATTCCCGTCATCGAGGACGCCTGCCAGGCGCATATGGCCGAGTGGAAGAACCGCAAAGTCGGAACCCTCGGCGCCGCCGGCTGCTTCAGCTTCCAGGCGTCCAAGAATCTCAACTCCGGCGAGGGCGGCGCCGTGCTCACCGATGACGAGTCCCTTTACGAGCGCGCCTACGCCTTTCACAACAACGGCAGCGGCCTCAAGGCCATCGGCACGAACTTCGTCTACGCCTCCACGGGCCACAACCTCCGCCTCACCGAGTTCCAGGCCGCCCTGCTCCTTCAGCAGATGTCCCGCCTCGACGCCCAGGTCCGCACCCGCGCCGCCAACGGCGCCTATCTGACGTCCCTGCTCGCACAGATCCCCGGCATCCGTCCCGCCCGCCAGTACGCCGGCTGCACGCTCAACGCCTATCACCTGTACATGTTCCGCTACGACCCCGCGGAATTCTCCGGCCTTTCCCGCGAGCTGTTCCTCAAGGCTCTCCGCGCCGAGGGCATTCCCGCGGCAGGCGGCTACTCGCCCCTGAATACCCAGCCTTTCCTGAAAAACACGCTCAGTTCCCGCGGATATCGCCGGATTTTCCCCGAAAAAATCCTGAAAGAGTGGCCCGAAAGAACCGCCTGCCCTGCCAATGACCGCCTCTGCTCGGAGGCCGTATGGCTCACGCAGAACATGCTGCTCGGGCCCCGCTCCGACATGGACTCGATCGCCGGGGCCATCGAAAGGATCCGCCGTCACGCCGCGGATCTTGCCCGCCAGGCTTCCGCCTGA